The sequence CGCCCGATACCGCGCCAAGGCCATGGCAGCGTGCGCAGTTCTGGTTATACCCCGAATCGCCAATCTCGATGGCCTTGGCCCATGTCTCCTCGCCGACCTTGTCGGCGCGATAGGGGTTTTCGATCAACCACTCCTCGCCCACATCGGGCAAACCTTCGGTATCGACAGGTTGCGGGGCCGCATCGCCGTGGGCCAGTGCCATACCGCCGATCACGATCAATGCGGTTGCGGTGCTCCAATTCTTCAGGTGCATGGGGTCCTCCTCCGTCATGCGTTCGGCTTTGGTTGTAGCGCAGCGCCTCCGCGCCCCGATATGCGACCTTGGTTGAAGGTGCCCTGGAGAGAGGCCCACCAGCACCCCGACCTTGGTCTAATACACCGCCTGCGCCGCCCACGATTTACTGCATGGCAACGGGAGGACATCTTTATGTTGCGAAAGCTGCTGACGCTGGCCGCTGTGGGCCTTGCCCTGCCTGCTTGGGCGGAGGTGGAGTTGCCTGTCACCTACCTGAAACTTGAGGTGCCGCGCCCGCCGGTTTTGTCGAATCTTGACCCCGTGCCGGATGATCTGGGCGAGGCCGGGGCGCAACTGGGCTTGGCCGACAACAAGACCACCGGCAAGTTCCTTGGCCATGACTATAGCCTGACGGTGACCCGCGTGCCGGAGGGGGGCGAGTGGCTGTCCGCCGCGCGCGAGGCGCTGGCGGCCTCGCCCTTCGTGATCCTTGACGCGCCCGCGCAGGCGCAACTGGAACTGGCCGATCTGCCCGAGGCGCAGGGCGCGGTGCTGTTCAATGCCACCGCCCCCGGTGCCGCCCTGCGCGACGGGGCCTGCCGCGCCAATCTGCTCCACACCCTGCCGTCCAGTACCATGCGCGCCGATGCCTTGATGCAGTTCCTGGTCAAGCGCCGCTGGACCGACCTTGTGATGATTGCGGGCGACCATCCGGGTGACAAGGCCTTTGCCGGGGCGCTGAAGCGCTCCATCACCAAGTTCGGCCTGACCCTCAAGGCGGAAAAGACATGGGTCTTTGACGCCGACATGCGCCGCAACGCGGCCCGGGAGGTGCCGCTGTTCACGCAGGAGTTCGGCGATTACGACATGCTTCTGATTGCCGATGAGTTGGGCG comes from Roseovarius bejariae and encodes:
- a CDS encoding ABC transporter substrate-binding protein: MLRKLLTLAAVGLALPAWAEVELPVTYLKLEVPRPPVLSNLDPVPDDLGEAGAQLGLADNKTTGKFLGHDYSLTVTRVPEGGEWLSAAREALAASPFVILDAPAQAQLELADLPEAQGAVLFNATAPGAALRDGACRANLLHTLPSSTMRADALMQFLVKRRWTDLVMIAGDHPGDKAFAGALKRSITKFGLTLKAEKTWVFDADMRRNAAREVPLFTQEFGDYDMLLIADELGDFGRYIAFNTWQARPVAGSEGLKPVAWSWVVEQWGAAQMQGRFEDLAGRDMRSEDYAAWAAIRSLGEAVTRTQSADPATLRAYILSDEFELAGFKGRKMSFRDWNGQLRQPIPLVTPRAVVAKAPLEGFLHQRTELDTLGIDQGETECTAFQE